GCTTTCCGAGCTGGTCCCGGAGAATGAATTGTGGCTGCACCCCAAACCGGCCCGGAAAATGGCCATTGTTTCCGGTGAGATGGTGGAAGTGACCAGCCCGGTCGGCCGGGGAAGGCTTAAGGTACGGGTGACCGAAGAGATCCGGCCGGATACGGTCTATATGGATTCGGGGTTCGGCATGTTGTCCAAAGGGCTTTCCAATGTCTACGGGAAAGGGGCCTCTATTGTCGAGATCCTGGAAGATCACAACGATACCATTTCGGGTAACATGGCTATGCATGAAACCTTTGTAACGGTGAGGAAGATTACCTGATGGACATCCACCGTAAGAATTATGTTTTGATCATTGATGCCTTGAAATGTTTTGACTGCAGGGCCTGCATGGTGGCCTGCAAGGTTGAAAACAATGTTCCCGAAGGCCGCTGGCGGAACTGGGTTAAACCCGCTCTTGGGGAAAAGGGACGAAGGGTCCAGTTTCAACCCGGTCAGTGTATGCAATGCGAGGAACCGGCCTGTGTGGCCGCTTGCCCGGTTCGGGCCACCTATAAACGATCCGATGGGATGGTGGTTATCGATCCAACTAAGTGCATCGGGTGCGGCAACTGCGTTACGGGCTGTCCCTACGGGGCCCGGTTTTGGAACCCGCTTACGCGCCGGGCTGACAAGTGCGATTATTGCCAGCACCGCTTAATACGAGGGGAAGCACCGGCCTGCGTAGAGACCTGTCCCACCAAGGCCCGGGTCTTCGGGGACCTGAATGATCCTGCCAGCCAAGTCAGCGCCCTGATGAAAAAGGGCCGTCTGGTCCAGGTGAAAAACAATCTGATCGACACCAAGCCCCGAATTTATTATACGGCCGGGACCACCCAATTGAATTGGCCGAAAGAACCGACGCTGCCGGGCAATGTTCACCTGCCGGCTTCGTTTTGGAAAAAGAGTTAAGCCTGATGGGTTCGCAAAAAGTCGACAAGCAACCATTTTCGTCATTCCCGTGGAAACGGGAATCCAGGTTATTTAATGTGTTACGTATGGTCTGGATTCCCGCCTGCGCGGGAATGACGCGTTTTTACGAATTTACGCAGTATAATAAATAAAAGGGGAGGAGAATAATGAAAAAATCATTAAAACATCTTAGGGTTTTATTAACATTAATCTTGGTGATGGCTTTTATCGCCGGGTTTGCCGTGGTCCAGGCAGCCGAAACACCGGCTAAGCCGGATTGGTATTTTAAAGACCTTGTTAATGCCGATTTTGTAGCCCAATATGCCAAGCTGCCACCGCCACCCAACTCGATGGTCATCGATGTCCGGTCAAAAGAAGAATATAACGAAGGCCACATTTTCGGCTCATTCAGTATTCCGAAAGATCAACCCAATGAGCTGACCAGGCTTTTACCCAAAAACAAGGGTACACTTCTGGTCTTTTATGGTCAGGATCCCGCAAGCAAACAAAGCCACGAGGCTGCCAGAGCAGCACAAAAATCAGGATATAACAATATAAAAGTTTTTGCCGGGGGCATCCTGGAATGGAAAAAGGGATTCTCTTTGGTCGCTTTGACCAAGGAAGCCATGGCCCAAGGCTTCGGAGTGGTGGACTACGATTACGTTAGGGGTAAGGTGGGAGTCGGTGTTCGCCGACTGAACCAAGTCGTTATCATCGATGCCCGGCCGGAAGGGCTGTATTCGGCCGGCCACATCCCCTCGGCCCTGTCCCTGCCGTCCATGAAATTCAACAGCACTTATCCTGAGTTTGAAAAACTGAACATCGCCAAGAATACCGAAATTATTCTTGGTATCGGCAGAGAATGCGAGTTGAGCTTAAAGAATGCCCAGAGGCTGAAGAGCAAGGGATACACCAACCTAAAACTCTACATCGCCCCGCCGGTCTGGCTCGACACGGACTATCAAGAGATCGATGCCCAGAAGGCCAAAGAACTCCACAGCGCCGGAGTACCTTTTTATGATTCAAGACCGGCCAACCTGTTCAGTAAAGGAACCATCGAAGGGTCGATTAATATTCCGGTCTCAAAATTTGAAGGAAGCAAAAACAGTCTACCCAAAGATATGACCAAGCCGGTGGTTAGTTTCTG
This genomic interval from Deltaproteobacteria bacterium contains the following:
- a CDS encoding 4Fe-4S dicluster domain-containing protein, which codes for MDIHRKNYVLIIDALKCFDCRACMVACKVENNVPEGRWRNWVKPALGEKGRRVQFQPGQCMQCEEPACVAACPVRATYKRSDGMVVIDPTKCIGCGNCVTGCPYGARFWNPLTRRADKCDYCQHRLIRGEAPACVETCPTKARVFGDLNDPASQVSALMKKGRLVQVKNNLIDTKPRIYYTAGTTQLNWPKEPTLPGNVHLPASFWKKS